One stretch of Manis pentadactyla isolate mManPen7 chromosome 10, mManPen7.hap1, whole genome shotgun sequence DNA includes these proteins:
- the LOC118914820 gene encoding olfactory receptor 8S1-like — MGNLMMILVIRADSHLHTPMYFFLSHLSFLDLCFSSVTVPKMLESLLSQRKTISVEGCLAQVFFVFITGGTEACLFSVMAYDRYAAICHPLLYSQMINKDRCEQFVWGSWGLGFLDAFINVSLAMKMDFCDTPTIPHYSCELPSLFPLSCSDVSTNLIVMFCSIIPHGLVTSLSILFSYTCIVSTILSISSTSSRIRAFSTCSSHLTTVILFYGSSFLRYLMPTSGSSLELIFSVWYGVVTPMLNPLIYSLKNKEVKAALKRTLGKYLQCFWWQKKERG, encoded by the coding sequence ATGGGGAACTTGATGATGATACTGGTGATCAGGGCTGATTCCCACCTCCACacgcccatgtacttcttcctgagtcacctctctttcctggacctctgcttctcttctgtcactgtgccCAAGATGCTGGAGAGCCTCCTGTCTCAGAGGAAAACCATCTCAGTAGAGGGCTGTCTGGCTCAGGTCTTCTTTGTGTTTATCACTGGAGGTACTGAAGCCTGTCTGTTctcagtgatggcctatgaccgctatgctgCCATCTGCCACCCACTGCTCTACAGCCAGATGATAAATAAAGACAGGTGTGAGCAGTTTGTGTGGGGTTCATGGGGACTGGGATTTTTGGATGCATTCATCAATGTCTCTCTGGCAATGAAAATGGACTTCTGTGATACTCCTACCATCCCCCACTACAGCTGTGAgcttccctctctcttccctctgtcttGCTCCGATGTCTCCACCAACCTCATTGTCATGTTTTGCTCTATCATCCCACATGGACTTGTAACTTCTCTCTCAATACTCTTCTCTTACACCTGCATTGTCTCCACCATCCTGAGCATTTCCTCTACATCCAGCAGAATCAGAGCTTTTTCTACTTGCTCTTCACACCTCACCACAGTGATCCTGTTCTATGGCTCAAGTTTTCTCCGCTATCTCATGCCAACCTCAGGATCCTCCCTGGAGCtgatcttctctgtgtggtatGGTGTGGTCACTCCCATGCTGAATCCCCTCATCTACAGCCTGAAGAACAAGGAGGTGAAGGCAGCTCTGAAAAGAACACTGGGAAAGTATTTACAATGCTTTTGGTGGCAAAAGAAAGAGAGGGGATGA